A DNA window from Brachionichthys hirsutus isolate HB-005 chromosome 10, CSIRO-AGI_Bhir_v1, whole genome shotgun sequence contains the following coding sequences:
- the LOC137900060 gene encoding calpain-5-like, with amino-acid sequence MFSSAVPFKNQHYSELKKNCINDKKLFEDPEFPASDASLYFRKPPPGYVQWKRPREISEDPHLFVEGISAHDLNQGVVGNCWFVAACSCLALKPHLWKKVIPDNKEQEWNPKHPEDYAGIFHFQFWLFGEWVDVVVDDRLPTISGELIYCHSTDNNEFWSALLEKAYAKLFGCYESMEGGNTGDAVVDFSGAVAETVNVEEGGYFQDQEKQDHLFEDLLKVYDRGGIISCSIKAERHEIEARMGNGLVKGHAYSVTAVKKVRLGHGLRAYFKNETIPLIRMRNPWGKTEWNGPWSDSSDEWSKVGDVERDKLGITVKDDGEFWMSFTDWCKFFSEVDVCRLINTSSISLHKTWNEVVHFGSWTKNGDPLLNRCGGCSNNKRTFLQNPQYVFDVTKETDEVLISLQQKDRKIFRKDGQGENLSIGFCVLGVEVNRKYRMHDVVTQKTVATSTYINARAVFLRYVLPQGRYIIFPTTFDPLTLGEYMIRVFTDLDSGCRELVEDKPKVRCWSSFLGYPQAVTHVYVHSAEGLQNQDSTGGADPYVIIHCEGRSVNSTIKKDTLAPEFATSGVFYRKKPRKPITVEVWNSNAVKDEFMGQVVLSGSASDTPDPQRLQLRKQGRHMADEMPGFIFVRIVTSTQLLGI; translated from the exons ATGTTCTCCTCTGCCGTCCCGTTCAAGAACCAGCACTACTCGGAACTAAAGAAGAACTGCATCAATGACAAGAAGCTGTTTGAGGATCCCGAATTTCCAGCCAGCGACGCTTCGCTGTATTTTAGGAAACCTCCTCCTGGTTATGTGCAGTGGAAACGACCGCGG GAGATAAGCGAGGACCCCCACCTGTTTGTGGAAGGCATCAGCGCCCATGATCTGAACCAGGGCGTTGTGGGAAACTGCTGGTTTGTTGCTGCCTGCTCTTGTCTCGCTTTGAAACCACACCTCTGGAAAAAG GTAATTCCTGACAACAAGGAGCAGGAATGGAATCCAAAACACCCGGAGGACTACGCCGGAATCTTCCACTTTCAGTTCTGGTTGTTTGGGGAATGGGTGGATGTGGTGGTGGACGACCGCTTGCCGACGATCTCTGGAGAACTCATCTACTGCCACTCGACAGACAATAATGAATTCTGGAGTGCTCTGCTGGAGAAGGCTTACGCTAA GCTCTTTGGCTGCTATGAGTCCATGGAGGGGGGAAACACTGGAGACGCCGTGGTGGATTTCAGCGGAGCTGTGGCTGAAACCGTTAACGTGGAAGAAGGAGGTTACTTTCAGGACCAGGAGAAACAAGACCACCTGTTTGAAGATCTATTAAAGGTCTACGACCGCGGAGGAATCATAAGCTGCTCCATTAAG GCAGAGAGGCACGAAATTGAGGCCCGGATGGGAAACGGGTTGGTCAAAGGTCATGCGTACTCTGTAACGGCAGTAAAGAAGGTGCGTTTGGGTCACGGGCTGAGGGCCTACTTCAAGAATGAAACCATTCCTCTGATCCGCATGAGGAACCCCTGGGGCAAGACGGAATGGAATGGGCCATGGAGCGACAG CTCTGACGAATGGTCGAAGGTTGGAGACGTGGAGCGAGACAAGCTCGGCATCACAGTGAAGGACGACGGGGAGTTCTG GATGTCATTCACAGATTGGTGCAAGTTCTTCTCAGAGGTAGACGTTTGCCGTCTGATCAACACTTCATCGATCAGCCTTCATAAGACGTGGAACGAGGTCGTGCACTTTGGGAGCTGGACCAAAAATGGAGACCCACTGTTGAACCGCTGCGGTGGCTGTAGTAACAACAAGCGGACGTTCCTGCAGAACCCACAG TACGTGTTCGATGTGACGAAGGAGACCGACGAAGTTCTGATCTCCCTGCAGCAAAAAGACAGGAAGATCTTCAGAAAGGATGGTCAAGGAGAAAATCTCAGCATCGGCTTCTGTGTCTTAGGG GTGGAAGTGAACAGGAAGTACCGGATGCATGACGTCGTGACCCAAAAGACGGTGGCGACGTCTACCTACATCAACGCTCGCGCAGTGTTCCTGAGATACGTGCTGCCACAGGGCCGCTACATCATCTTTCCCACCACCTTCGACCCGCTGACGCTGGGGGAATACATGATCCGGGTGTTCACCGACCTGGATTCAGGCTGCAG GGAGTTGGTAGAGGATAAGCCAAAAGTGAGATGCTGGAGTTCATTCCTCGGGTACCCACAAGCTGTGACTCACGTCTATGTCCACTCGGCTGAAGGGCTGCAGAACCAGGACAGCACAGGAG GTGCTGACCCTTATGTGATCATCCACTGTGAGGGCCGCTCGGTAAATTCCACCATCAAGAAGGACACCTTGGCACCGGAGTTTGCAACCAGCGGAGTTTTCTACAGGAAGAAGCCCAGAAAGCCCATAACTGTCGAG GTGTGGAACAGCAATGCAGTGAAGGATGAGTTTATGGGCCAGGTGGTGCTGTCTGGGTCTGCGAGCGACACCCCCGACCCTCAGAGGCTCCAGCTGAGGAAGCAGGGCAGGCACATGGCCGACGAGATGCCCGGCTTCATCTTCGTCAGGATCGTCACTTCTACTCAGCTGCTCGGCATCTGA